One window of Psychrobacillus sp. FSL H8-0483 genomic DNA carries:
- a CDS encoding YkyB family protein, with translation MIATSVEELIATAIYTVNRHAKTAIDNKPLYELKKLAIQKLIVENKAKKIGLHFVRNPKNSQQQSSVLIQCADYFFHIIPVKEDFKQLQHLGHLDDTYRNPIRKMNLRTARQILTDYIGPQPIIKKSSSQTTHFAKKSARVTNKRPQTMKSYLDR, from the coding sequence ATCATAGCCACCAGCGTTGAAGAACTAATAGCTACTGCAATATACACCGTAAATAGACATGCTAAAACGGCAATCGACAATAAGCCGCTTTATGAACTAAAGAAATTAGCAATTCAAAAACTAATAGTAGAAAACAAAGCTAAAAAAATTGGACTTCATTTTGTTCGCAATCCGAAAAATAGTCAACAGCAATCCTCCGTATTAATACAATGTGCAGATTATTTTTTTCATATTATCCCTGTAAAAGAGGACTTTAAACAACTACAACATCTTGGGCATCTCGATGATACATATCGGAACCCCATTAGAAAAATGAATTTAAGAACTGCGAGACAAATTCTTACCGATTATATAGGACCTCAACCTATCATCAAAAAGTCCTCAAGCCAAACTACACATTTTGCTAAAAAATCTGCGCGAGTAACAAACAAACGCCCGCAAACGATGAAATCCTATTTAGATCGATAA
- a CDS encoding EAL domain-containing protein, producing the protein MNKSTDTKQAISNYLVDVIQDNLFLLTCILKKNRKNEFSIIYLNNAATNFLAKINTVSQALSLENIWNQLPIHTNLEQKQQVLYNFPLKLEDELYVFDISIVLIEEGYNNVYGITMNNKTEEETEKRVLTEVKEKYLSLVNNNLDSIFSIDENGIIQYLNMVTSKVFGYDPVKLVKKPIEKLIEENSLRNFQLMMKQTLSGYATEMQNCLIQHDKGHYITTYLKAIPIQNKEIVTGFHLIIRDTMTDTDEQNQLFYLAYHDHLTGLWNRRALKEHLRDNLIQANSLQSEIAIMRIDLDRFKLINESLGYSYGDELLKKIADRLGLYIDKMSNLYRQSGDEFVFILKGKSREETSLFSESILMELSKPIYLDHQEYFVTASVGISMFPHDGNKIDELLLKADQALYVAKDRGRAHYRYFQEQMNLSFPNEALMESHLRRAIEKEELSIHFQPQVNLVTGEINSFEALLRWNNRKFGYVSPMQFIPLAEQSGMIMQIGDWVLEEVCKQLKYWQEKGYREVRIAVNISPQQFKQENFAVKIRDKIRKYNISPCSLEVEITESAMTDMQDTLTMLKELKDIGIVISIDDFGTGYSSLSYLKKYPIDIIKIDQSFIKDMELDEKNAAIATTIIQLAHSLGMEVIAEGVEKDKQVEILKAANCQKAQGYYFSRPVPIDDINKSYMN; encoded by the coding sequence ATGAACAAATCTACAGATACAAAGCAAGCTATTAGTAATTATTTAGTTGATGTAATCCAAGATAATTTATTTCTACTTACTTGTATTTTGAAGAAAAATAGGAAAAATGAGTTTTCAATTATATATCTAAATAATGCTGCAACAAACTTTTTGGCAAAGATAAATACAGTTTCCCAAGCTTTATCATTAGAAAATATTTGGAATCAGTTGCCTATTCATACAAATTTAGAACAAAAGCAACAGGTGCTATATAATTTCCCATTAAAACTTGAAGATGAGCTATATGTGTTTGATATTTCGATTGTTTTAATAGAAGAAGGATACAATAATGTGTACGGAATTACAATGAATAACAAGACAGAAGAAGAAACTGAAAAACGTGTTTTAACAGAAGTGAAAGAAAAATATCTTTCACTTGTAAACAATAATTTAGATTCTATCTTCTCTATTGATGAAAATGGTATTATTCAGTATTTGAATATGGTGACTTCAAAAGTTTTCGGATATGATCCTGTTAAGCTGGTCAAGAAACCAATCGAAAAATTGATTGAAGAAAATTCCTTAAGAAATTTCCAACTTATGATGAAGCAAACCTTAAGTGGTTATGCTACTGAAATGCAGAATTGTTTAATTCAGCACGATAAAGGTCATTATATTACTACTTACTTAAAAGCGATTCCTATACAAAATAAAGAGATAGTAACTGGTTTTCATTTAATAATTCGGGATACAATGACAGACACGGATGAACAAAACCAATTATTTTATCTTGCTTACCATGATCATTTAACGGGATTATGGAATCGAAGAGCATTAAAAGAGCATTTACGTGATAATTTAATTCAAGCAAATAGCTTACAAAGTGAAATAGCCATTATGCGAATTGACTTAGATAGATTTAAACTTATAAATGAATCACTTGGCTATAGCTATGGAGATGAATTATTAAAGAAAATAGCAGATCGTCTTGGTCTTTATATTGATAAAATGAGTAATTTATATAGACAAAGTGGAGATGAATTTGTTTTTATTTTAAAAGGTAAATCCCGAGAAGAGACGAGCTTGTTTTCCGAAAGTATTTTAATGGAGCTTTCTAAACCCATTTATTTGGACCATCAAGAATACTTTGTTACTGCGTCTGTAGGAATCTCTATGTTCCCTCATGATGGTAATAAAATTGATGAGTTGCTTCTTAAAGCCGACCAAGCTTTATATGTAGCAAAAGACAGAGGACGAGCACATTATCGTTATTTTCAGGAGCAAATGAACTTATCTTTTCCAAACGAAGCATTGATGGAATCTCATTTGCGAAGAGCGATAGAAAAAGAAGAGCTTTCTATTCATTTTCAGCCACAAGTTAATTTAGTGACAGGTGAAATAAACTCTTTTGAAGCCTTACTTCGCTGGAATAATAGAAAGTTTGGTTATGTTTCACCAATGCAATTTATCCCACTTGCGGAACAATCAGGGATGATTATGCAAATTGGTGATTGGGTATTGGAAGAGGTTTGTAAACAGTTAAAATATTGGCAAGAGAAAGGTTATCGTGAAGTTCGTATTGCCGTAAATATTTCACCCCAGCAATTTAAACAAGAAAATTTTGCTGTTAAAATTCGGGATAAAATACGTAAATATAATATAAGTCCTTGCTCATTAGAAGTAGAAATTACCGAGAGTGCAATGACTGATATGCAAGATACGCTTACCATGTTAAAAGAGTTGAAAGACATTGGGATCGTTATTTCTATCGATGATTTTGGAACAGGATATTCTTCTTTAAGCTATTTGAAAAAGTATCCGATTGATATAATTAAAATTGATCAGTCGTTTATTAAAGATATGGAATTGGATGAAAAAAATGCAGCGATTGCAACTACGATTATTCAACTGGCACATAGCTTAGGAATGGAAGTTATTGCAGAAGGTGTAGAAAAAGATAAGCAAGTGGAAATATTAAAGGCTGCAAATTGTCAAAAAGCCCAGGGCTATTATTTTAGTCGTCCAGTACCAATAGACGATATTAACAAATCATATATGAATTGA
- a CDS encoding DUF2178 domain-containing protein, with the protein MKIKFISDIHNAIFHPLKSWAEQSTGNWNILIGVGFLLLMGSAIFTYVFYKKIGQDDERTNKIFLKSSYCVLWAIILCDLIFPKDYMWNIFFLFKYTLAFLAGGIYLAVRYKKDFS; encoded by the coding sequence ATGAAAATTAAGTTTATCTCAGATATCCATAACGCAATTTTTCACCCTTTAAAGTCCTGGGCTGAACAATCTACGGGAAATTGGAATATTCTCATTGGAGTTGGTTTTTTACTGCTTATGGGTAGTGCAATTTTTACCTATGTATTTTATAAGAAGATTGGGCAAGACGACGAACGGACAAATAAAATCTTTTTGAAAAGCAGTTACTGTGTGCTGTGGGCAATTATTCTATGTGACTTGATTTTTCCTAAAGACTATATGTGGAACATCTTTTTCTTGTTCAAATATACGCTGGCATTTTTAGCTGGTGGAATTTACCTGGCCGTCCGATATAAAAAGGATTTTTCATAA
- a CDS encoding LysR family transcriptional regulator, which produces MTSDFLIIKVLAEEQNMRKAAERLFLSQPALSLRLQTIEKEWQTKLFLRSQKGLTPTPEGELVIEYAVNMLQQKEEVYEAIQSLTSKVHGTLKIACASIVGHNWLPKVLKDFVQTYPEAKISLLTGWSSEIVKSIYDGEAQIGIVRGQTDWKGNKIHLFRDTLYLVDKEMTSVSDVLTTEKPFIQFKSDSNYYQEIQQWWQKHFSINPKRQIIVDQIETCKQMALNGIGYAILPSITLTGHEDVQKIPLTNDEEQFELTRDTWLIGYDAAFDLPQVEAFVTIVKEHAKKFQ; this is translated from the coding sequence ATGACATCAGATTTTCTCATTATTAAAGTATTAGCAGAAGAACAAAATATGCGAAAAGCAGCAGAGAGATTATTCCTTTCTCAACCAGCTCTCTCTCTACGTCTTCAAACCATTGAGAAAGAATGGCAGACAAAACTATTTTTACGATCTCAGAAAGGGTTAACCCCAACACCAGAAGGAGAACTTGTAATCGAGTATGCTGTAAATATGCTTCAGCAGAAAGAAGAAGTATATGAGGCGATTCAGTCGTTAACCTCTAAAGTACATGGAACGTTAAAAATTGCTTGTGCTTCCATCGTTGGTCATAATTGGCTGCCGAAAGTTTTGAAAGATTTCGTACAAACGTATCCGGAAGCAAAGATTTCCCTTCTTACAGGCTGGAGTTCAGAAATTGTAAAATCCATATACGATGGAGAGGCACAGATTGGAATTGTACGTGGACAAACAGATTGGAAAGGAAATAAAATTCATTTATTCAGAGATACACTTTACCTTGTGGATAAAGAGATGACCTCGGTTAGCGATGTTTTAACAACAGAGAAACCATTTATTCAATTTAAAAGTGATTCTAACTATTATCAAGAAATTCAGCAATGGTGGCAAAAACATTTTTCGATTAATCCAAAGAGACAAATAATCGTAGATCAAATTGAGACATGTAAACAAATGGCTTTAAATGGTATTGGATACGCGATACTTCCTTCCATTACATTGACTGGTCATGAGGACGTGCAGAAGATACCTTTGACGAACGATGAAGAGCAGTTTGAGTTAACGAGAGACACTTGGCTTATTGGTTATGATGCTGCATTTGACCTTCCACAAGTAGAAGCTTTTGTCACAATTGTAAAAGAACATGCAAAAAAGTTTCAATAA
- a CDS encoding DUF58 domain-containing protein, which yields MSTDQLVPKDWAGKLSRLSISTRSKLRGQHKGSHRSARFGASLDFSDFREYAPGDDVRQIDWNVYARTDKYFIKRFLDEQEMRVHILLDSTKSMGDPLKWTFAKQLAVSLGILVLQRDDRLTFSAVTTEKKPPFRRKGATYRKAFTQTVSDLKEPTMVQSFAENAPIFLPKDSTVLFVISDCLESLESWERLLQKLPKFAGDIRILQIVTSDELAPSYTGDVQLEDVETSHQLNVSMSSRVLETYEQERKLHQRGLELLCSKFGAKMVQVNAEDGISHVLFHQLLRANWVQ from the coding sequence ATGAGTACAGATCAATTAGTACCAAAGGATTGGGCAGGTAAACTGAGTCGGCTTTCCATCTCGACAAGATCAAAGTTACGTGGTCAACATAAAGGGTCACATCGTTCCGCACGTTTTGGTGCTTCTCTCGATTTTTCGGATTTCCGAGAATATGCTCCAGGTGATGATGTTCGTCAAATAGATTGGAATGTATATGCTCGAACAGATAAGTATTTTATTAAACGATTTTTAGACGAACAGGAAATGCGAGTTCATATATTGCTAGATTCAACAAAATCAATGGGAGATCCATTGAAATGGACATTTGCCAAACAGCTAGCTGTTTCTCTGGGGATTCTTGTACTACAAAGAGATGATCGTTTAACATTTTCAGCCGTAACAACTGAAAAGAAACCACCATTTCGACGGAAGGGAGCAACTTATCGAAAAGCATTTACACAGACTGTTTCTGATTTAAAGGAACCAACTATGGTACAGTCTTTTGCTGAAAATGCCCCTATTTTTTTACCAAAAGATAGTACTGTATTATTTGTTATTTCAGATTGCTTAGAAAGTCTTGAGTCGTGGGAGAGGTTACTTCAAAAGCTACCAAAGTTTGCTGGTGATATTCGCATTTTGCAGATTGTTACAAGTGACGAGCTTGCACCATCATATACAGGAGATGTCCAACTTGAAGATGTAGAGACATCACATCAGTTAAATGTATCGATGTCTTCTCGCGTACTGGAAACATATGAGCAAGAAAGAAAACTACATCAAAGAGGCCTTGAATTATTATGTAGTAAATTTGGAGCGAAAATGGTTCAAGTAAATGCAGAAGATGGGATTTCACATGTATTATTTCATCAGCTTTTACGTGCAAATTGGGTGCAGTGA
- a CDS encoding ABC transporter permease, protein MKQAFSNPVLVKEIKLRFRSLKSFTGILFYLLAMSIFVFGFIMLTTSFTGTGYFRPEESFFMFSMLTYIQLGLIVFITPGLTAGAISSEREKQTLNILLTTSQTSFQIIIGKLTSSIAFLLLLLVAGLPIYSLVFLFGGVSPGQLGIIFLFFFLTMLAIGGIGIMYSTIIRKTIVSMIATYGTMIFLTAVTGFIYLVITGMNSMATGTLTSSPIGHFFASINPIVLMLTLITPGSDDFITQSTKVEFPIWAGYTIFYVCITILSVFIAVKKLRVNMKRKK, encoded by the coding sequence ATGAAGCAAGCATTTTCAAATCCAGTATTAGTAAAAGAAATTAAATTACGCTTTCGTTCCCTAAAAAGCTTTACTGGAATTCTCTTTTATTTACTTGCAATGTCTATCTTTGTTTTCGGCTTTATTATGTTGACCACTTCCTTCACAGGTACAGGTTATTTTCGACCAGAAGAAAGCTTTTTCATGTTCTCTATGCTGACATATATTCAGTTAGGTCTTATTGTCTTTATTACTCCTGGGCTAACAGCAGGTGCCATTAGTTCCGAGAGAGAAAAGCAAACGTTAAATATATTATTAACTACATCTCAGACTTCCTTTCAAATCATTATTGGGAAGTTAACATCGTCTATTGCTTTTCTTCTCTTGTTATTAGTCGCAGGATTACCAATCTACAGTTTAGTTTTTCTTTTTGGAGGAGTATCTCCAGGACAGCTAGGCATCATTTTCTTATTCTTCTTTTTAACTATGCTTGCCATTGGTGGAATAGGAATTATGTATTCAACAATTATTCGTAAAACGATCGTTTCGATGATTGCAACGTATGGAACAATGATATTTCTAACTGCGGTTACTGGTTTTATTTATCTTGTCATTACTGGAATGAATTCTATGGCAACAGGTACACTAACTTCCTCACCAATTGGTCACTTTTTTGCAAGTATTAATCCGATTGTTTTAATGCTTACGCTTATCACTCCAGGGTCGGATGATTTTATTACACAATCTACAAAGGTGGAATTTCCAATTTGGGCTGGATATACAATTTTTTATGTTTGTATAACTATTCTATCTGTATTTATTGCTGTAAAAAAATTACGTGTGAATATGAAACGTAAAAAATGA
- a CDS encoding ABC transporter ATP-binding protein: MIEIKGLTKKYGSFYALNDLNLSLQEGTVFGFVGANGAGKSTTFSILATLLQPTSGEAYVNGKSVKTEPHEVRKQIGYMPDFFGVYDQLKANEYLDFYGASYGIPEAERQILIPQLLELVNLTHKRYDYVDLLSRGMKQRLCLARALIHDPKVLILDEPASGLDPRARVEMRDILRQLKNMGKTILISSHILPELAEMCDEIGVIDGGKLIAHGSVAEIQAQLAGEKQITVRVKGLLENAATFFEEDPFASKVEIHEEKSSIIFNYRGSEEDQINLLKKALDQQLRIISFSETETNLEDVFMEITKGAK, translated from the coding sequence ATGATAGAGATTAAAGGGTTAACAAAAAAATACGGTTCTTTTTATGCTTTAAATGATTTAAACCTTAGCCTACAAGAAGGAACTGTATTTGGATTTGTGGGGGCAAATGGAGCAGGGAAATCGACAACTTTTTCTATATTAGCTACACTGCTACAACCAACTTCTGGAGAGGCATATGTGAATGGGAAAAGTGTCAAAACCGAACCGCATGAAGTACGGAAACAAATAGGTTATATGCCTGACTTTTTCGGGGTCTATGATCAACTAAAAGCAAATGAGTATTTAGATTTTTACGGCGCAAGCTATGGAATTCCAGAGGCTGAGAGACAAATTCTGATTCCCCAACTACTAGAGTTGGTTAACCTAACGCATAAACGTTATGACTACGTAGATCTATTATCAAGGGGGATGAAACAACGTTTATGTTTAGCGCGTGCACTTATTCATGATCCTAAAGTGTTGATACTGGATGAACCTGCTTCGGGACTTGATCCGCGTGCTCGTGTGGAAATGAGAGATATCCTAAGACAACTAAAAAATATGGGGAAAACAATTTTAATTTCTTCGCATATATTGCCAGAGCTTGCTGAAATGTGTGATGAAATTGGAGTAATTGATGGGGGTAAATTGATTGCGCACGGCTCGGTTGCTGAAATTCAAGCACAACTTGCAGGGGAAAAACAAATTACGGTGAGGGTTAAAGGATTGTTGGAGAATGCTGCAACGTTTTTTGAAGAAGATCCCTTTGCTTCAAAAGTGGAAATACATGAAGAGAAAAGTTCCATTATATTTAATTATCGAGGTTCCGAAGAAGATCAAATTAATTTGTTGAAAAAAGCTTTAGACCAACAACTAAGAATTATTTCCTTCTCGGAGACAGAAACGAACCTTGAAGATGTCTTTATGGAAATTACAAAGGGGGCGAAATAA
- a CDS encoding MoxR family ATPase: MTFTTEDYVNISKQLDEVRAEIGNFIVGQKEAVEFSIYCVLADGHALLEGLPGLGKTMLIRTVSEVLDLSFSRIQFTPDLMPSDITGTSTIERLENGKQQFTFQKGPIFSQMVLADEINRATPKTQSALLEAMGEKTVTVLGETKQMDRPFFVLATQNPIEMEGTYPLPEAQMDRFLCKILVSYPSKEELMEITKRTTGGQTIELNKIMNAEEIVHAQQMVKEVLIADEMLEYAVDIIAATHPEAAVIPEIAKYVQYGSGPRGLQSLIKLAKARALVAGRYHVSIADIKSVAKPVLRHRLLLNYEGEAEGKTADELLDLVLQTIKQGQTV; the protein is encoded by the coding sequence ATGACTTTCACAACAGAAGATTATGTAAATATAAGTAAACAGTTAGATGAAGTACGTGCAGAGATTGGGAATTTCATCGTGGGTCAAAAAGAAGCGGTGGAGTTTTCCATTTACTGCGTTTTAGCAGATGGGCATGCACTATTAGAGGGTTTGCCTGGACTTGGTAAAACCATGCTTATTCGAACAGTTTCAGAAGTTTTGGATCTATCTTTTTCGCGAATTCAGTTCACCCCTGATTTAATGCCATCTGATATTACGGGAACAAGTACGATTGAACGTTTAGAAAATGGTAAGCAGCAATTCACCTTTCAAAAAGGACCTATTTTTAGCCAAATGGTTTTAGCGGATGAGATTAACCGAGCAACACCAAAAACACAAAGTGCTCTATTAGAGGCAATGGGAGAAAAAACGGTAACTGTACTAGGTGAAACGAAACAAATGGATAGACCATTCTTTGTACTTGCTACTCAAAACCCCATTGAAATGGAAGGAACATATCCATTACCCGAAGCTCAAATGGACCGTTTTTTGTGCAAAATTTTGGTCTCTTATCCTTCCAAAGAAGAGCTTATGGAAATTACAAAGCGAACAACGGGCGGTCAAACCATTGAGTTAAATAAAATAATGAATGCGGAAGAAATTGTACACGCACAGCAAATGGTGAAAGAAGTTCTAATTGCAGATGAAATGCTGGAGTATGCCGTAGATATTATTGCCGCGACCCATCCAGAGGCGGCAGTAATTCCTGAAATTGCAAAGTACGTTCAGTATGGAAGTGGACCTCGAGGTTTACAAAGTCTTATCAAGCTCGCGAAAGCACGTGCGCTAGTTGCGGGACGTTATCATGTCTCTATTGCAGATATTAAATCAGTTGCTAAGCCTGTACTTAGACATCGTTTATTACTTAATTACGAAGGAGAAGCAGAAGGTAAAACAGCAGATGAACTCTTAGATCTTGTATTACAAACGATTAAGCAAGGACAAACCGTATGA
- a CDS encoding helix-turn-helix transcriptional regulator, which produces MKKDFGDSISNKVYEYRVLARMSQQDLAEKVGVSKQTIFVMEKGNYVPTLLLAFRIADFFNVDVNDIFTYVKGSDQNEN; this is translated from the coding sequence ATGAAGAAAGATTTTGGTGATTCGATATCAAATAAGGTTTATGAATATCGTGTACTTGCCAGAATGTCTCAGCAAGATTTAGCAGAGAAAGTCGGGGTTTCCAAACAAACCATCTTCGTAATGGAAAAAGGAAATTATGTTCCGACTCTGCTGTTGGCTTTTCGAATTGCCGATTTTTTTAATGTTGATGTAAACGATATTTTTACTTATGTGAAAGGAAGTGATCAAAATGAAAATTAA
- the cbpB gene encoding cyclic-di-AMP-binding protein CbpB — protein MISVSSKDFLQIPIEDYIISAEKVAHVQLGNNAEHALLVLTKTGYSSIPVLDVKYRLQGLISTQQITDEILGLEHIEYERLPDLKVDSIMKKDIPVIHFNEKFQKGLDLLVNNPYVCVVDDEQTFLGILTRRVILKQMKKYLYQSQETQV, from the coding sequence ATGATATCTGTGAGCAGCAAAGATTTTTTACAAATTCCGATTGAGGATTACATTATTTCAGCGGAAAAAGTAGCACACGTACAATTAGGAAATAACGCTGAACATGCATTATTAGTATTAACTAAAACTGGATACTCTTCTATTCCAGTGCTAGACGTGAAATATAGACTGCAAGGTTTAATAAGTACACAACAAATAACAGATGAAATATTAGGATTAGAACATATTGAATACGAACGACTACCAGATTTAAAAGTAGATAGTATTATGAAAAAAGATATACCAGTCATTCATTTTAATGAAAAATTTCAAAAAGGTTTAGATTTATTAGTTAACAATCCTTATGTATGTGTAGTCGATGATGAGCAAACATTTTTAGGTATATTAACGAGAAGAGTTATTTTAAAGCAAATGAAAAAGTATTTATATCAATCACAAGAAACTCAAGTGTAA
- a CDS encoding MDR family MFS transporter — protein sequence MKSKATKRPFVLVAVMLAMFMGAVEATIIATAMPSITSDLGGFSRYSWVFSAYLLMSTITVLIYGKLADLFGRKIIFFIGVTLFLIGSFLCGFATSMEQLIVYRLIQGLGAGAVQPIATIIIGDIYQGDERAKIQGYLASVWGISAVSGPAIGGILVETVGWEFVFWVNIPLGLIAMLGIVLFLHEPVSSKKPVVDYKGALLMTVILSSLLFWLVEGGQSFPWISLVSFSLLGVVMIGCIIFLKVERKAMEPFMPMVIWKNKIILFANLISFSTGVILIGLSSYLPMYVTGVMEQKAIVAGFTLTAVSIGWPLASTAAGRLLPKYGASKLSFIGTIFLMIGTFSFIFIYPLLHPIIIAVCSFCIGIGMGLTSTSFIVTIQEAVTHEWRGVATASNLFMRNFGNMFGAALLGVIVNKTISRYLSIHSSTFELSNVNQLLDADERKLFSMEQLSFLQKGLEYALHGVFIASFIFAIISFVLVFGLPKKKEV from the coding sequence TTGAAGAGTAAAGCAACAAAAAGACCTTTTGTATTAGTAGCGGTGATGCTTGCGATGTTTATGGGAGCCGTCGAAGCGACTATCATTGCAACAGCTATGCCCAGTATAACATCTGACTTAGGTGGCTTTTCTCGATATAGTTGGGTATTTTCAGCTTATTTATTAATGAGCACAATAACCGTTTTAATTTATGGGAAGCTAGCTGATTTATTTGGAAGGAAAATAATATTTTTTATTGGCGTTACATTATTTTTAATCGGTTCATTCCTATGTGGTTTCGCTACCTCGATGGAGCAATTAATTGTTTACCGCTTAATACAAGGGTTAGGTGCTGGAGCAGTACAACCAATTGCGACCATTATTATAGGAGACATTTATCAAGGAGATGAACGCGCAAAAATACAGGGTTATTTAGCAAGTGTTTGGGGGATATCCGCTGTTTCTGGACCTGCTATAGGTGGGATATTAGTAGAAACAGTCGGGTGGGAGTTTGTATTTTGGGTGAATATTCCACTAGGTCTTATTGCGATGCTTGGAATAGTTCTATTTTTGCATGAGCCTGTTTCAAGCAAGAAGCCAGTAGTTGATTATAAAGGGGCTTTGCTAATGACGGTTATCCTGTCTTCTTTACTATTTTGGTTAGTAGAAGGAGGACAATCTTTTCCTTGGATATCTTTAGTAAGTTTTAGTTTACTGGGTGTAGTGATGATTGGATGTATCATTTTTCTTAAAGTCGAAAGAAAAGCAATGGAACCATTTATGCCAATGGTAATATGGAAAAATAAAATAATCTTGTTCGCCAATCTAATTTCATTTTCTACCGGTGTAATTTTAATAGGCTTATCCAGTTATTTACCAATGTATGTAACTGGTGTAATGGAGCAAAAAGCAATTGTTGCTGGATTTACATTAACTGCTGTATCTATTGGCTGGCCTCTTGCGTCAACGGCAGCAGGCCGTTTACTTCCCAAATATGGAGCATCCAAACTTTCGTTTATAGGGACAATATTTTTAATGATTGGAACTTTTTCTTTTATTTTCATTTATCCTTTACTTCATCCGATTATAATTGCAGTATGTAGTTTTTGCATTGGTATTGGTATGGGACTTACAAGTACATCCTTCATTGTAACGATTCAAGAAGCAGTCACGCATGAATGGAGGGGCGTTGCAACAGCCAGTAATTTATTTATGCGTAATTTCGGGAATATGTTTGGAGCGGCTTTGCTTGGAGTCATAGTAAATAAAACAATTAGCAGATATTTAAGTATTCATTCATCCACATTTGAATTAAGTAACGTAAATCAGTTGCTTGATGCAGATGAACGAAAACTATTCTCTATGGAGCAGCTATCATTTTTGCAAAAAGGACTAGAGTATGCTCTCCATGGAGTATTTATTGCATCTTTTATCTTCGCAATAATTAGTTTTGTATTAGTATTTGGACTACCTAAAAAGAAAGAGGTTTAA
- the fadH gene encoding 2,4-dienoyl-CoA reductase, with protein MLKEKTIIVTGGSNGMGKYMAMKFVSEGANVVITGRDLERLESAKKEIEAYGNTIAIFQMDVRNPEHVSAMVEFTDKTYGQIDGLVNNAAGNFIVESEKLTPNGWKAVIDIVLNGSFYCSNAVGNYWISKGTKGSILNMLVTYAWGAGVGVVHSAAAKAGVMSLTRTLAVEWGTKYGIRVNGIAPGPIERTGGAGKLWESEEAAKRTIQSIPLGRLGKPEEIAELAAFILSDKASYMNGEIVTLDGGQWLNQFPF; from the coding sequence ATGTTGAAAGAGAAGACGATTATCGTTACTGGCGGTTCAAATGGGATGGGAAAATACATGGCAATGAAGTTTGTTTCAGAAGGAGCAAATGTTGTCATTACTGGTCGTGACTTAGAAAGGCTAGAAAGCGCAAAAAAAGAAATTGAAGCATATGGTAATACGATAGCCATTTTTCAAATGGATGTGCGCAATCCGGAGCATGTTTCAGCGATGGTAGAGTTTACAGATAAAACGTATGGTCAGATCGATGGTTTGGTAAACAATGCAGCTGGTAATTTTATTGTAGAGTCAGAGAAACTTACACCTAATGGCTGGAAAGCTGTTATTGATATAGTTTTAAATGGATCTTTTTACTGTTCCAATGCGGTAGGGAATTATTGGATCAGTAAAGGAACGAAAGGATCTATTTTGAATATGCTTGTAACTTATGCATGGGGAGCAGGGGTGGGCGTAGTTCATTCTGCAGCTGCGAAAGCGGGAGTTATGTCACTAACTAGGACTTTAGCGGTCGAGTGGGGAACTAAATACGGTATTCGAGTGAATGGTATTGCTCCTGGCCCAATTGAGCGAACAGGTGGAGCAGGGAAACTCTGGGAATCGGAGGAAGCAGCAAAACGAACCATTCAATCCATTCCATTAGGTCGCCTTGGTAAACCAGAAGAAATTGCAGAGCTTGCTGCATTTATTTTATCTGATAAAGCTTCCTATATGAATGGAGAAATTGTAACATTAGACGGAGGTCAGTGGTTAAATCAATTTCCATTCTAA